The Hordeum vulgare subsp. vulgare chromosome 4H, MorexV3_pseudomolecules_assembly, whole genome shotgun sequence genomic interval ctcaagatgacatGCCGGCTCAATCTCTCGGAGGTGCTCATATGGGTAGGGTGTGCGTGTGTGCGTTCATAGATATGAGTGTATACGCGTGTATATAAGCGCTTGCGTGTATATTGTGTTAAAAAACACTGATGGATTATGCAGAAGTGACACAAAAATGTACAGGTTTTCACTTGAAGAAATGCACATTTGAGGACCTATTCTTTTACTACAAAATCATTAGCACATCAAGAATTTTGCAGCCATatggaaaaaaggaaaagaacatgTATGGAATTGTCGCTAAATTTTAGCTGAAGCTTAGCAGCTTAATTGAACCAAAGGTATCTACGAGTGAAACTGATTTTTTTGGTTGAACTGAAGACTTGGGATTGTGTAAGAATCACGTGGAGATATAGGTCTATTTGTAGCACCTGTAATACCTGCCTCCAAGTAGGTTTCGGGCTCTTGTGTGTATCTAAGTAGTATTCGGACTGCTGTATGTATTTAAGTAGGATTCAAACTTTTTTTAATTTAACTGGAGAGATGAGACTATGTAAGAATCACGTGGAGATATGAGTTGGAATTATGTGGGGTTCGGTTGGTTCTTAGATCGTGGTTTGTATGggaaggtcgtgggttcgaatcccactgGATGCACCCTTTATTTTGTCACTTATTGAAATCCATGGTTTGATTATTAAAATCTAAATCTTTTTTCCAACTAAAACAAGTACCACGGGTTATTTAAAAAATTAAGGATTTATTTTATCACTTATTAAAATCCGTAGTTGGATTATTAAAATCCGAATTCTTTTTTCCAAGTAAAACCAGTACCACGggtttatttaaaaaaatgaggGGGATCTTGCAAAATGCCACGACGGACTAAAAATACATATttcctttattagtaggtatagattatTAAAATCCGTGGTTTGATTATTAAAATCTGAATCGTTTTTTCCAAGTAAAACCAGTACCACGggtttatttaaaaaaattaagGAGGATTTTGCAAAATGTtatgacggactaagaatacctatttcctttattagtaggtatagattatTAAAATCCGTGGTTTGATTATTAAAGTCTGAATCCTTTTTTTCCAAGTAAAACCAGTAGCACgggtttatttaaaaaaaataaggaGGATTTTGAAAAATGTCACGGCGGCCTAAGAATACATATttcctttattagtaggtatagatgacCTAAAAGTCGTACCACACCCAAACCTCGCCTGGAATAGGGGCTCATCCACAATAGTGCTCCCCCAAATGGGCCAGGCCTAGTACCATATGCTTTCCTCtttcgtttttcttttcttcctttctaCCCTTTTTATTATGGTTGAAATACACAAATATTTTAATGAAATAGATGGAATATTTAATTAACAAGTGAGAATTCTTATTAAAATTTTACTATATTCTCGAGATATATAAAACTTTAATTTTATATATATTCTCGAGGTTGTAATTGCATTAGTTTGTGCAATGGTATTCTTAGCTTTGCCAAACAAGACTGCAAGCAGCTAGCATCAAAAGTACAAGTTGAAGCTCAAATTTTTTGATATTCTTAGCTTGCCAATGAAGACTGGAATGGAAGCAGCTAGCATCAAAGGTACAAGCTAAAGCTCAATAACTTTGATATTCTTACTTGCCAATTAAAACTGGAACGGAAGCAGCTAGCATCAAAGGAACAAGCTAAAGCCCAACAACTTTGATATTGTTACCTTGAGAATTAAGACTGGAAGCAGCTAGCATTAGTTTGTGTAGTGATATTCTTAGCTTGCCAAATCTGTCTGGATTGGTTATGGCCAAAGATTACCTTACCTTTTTTTTTCATGACCAAAATTTTGATCCTTGTTTGGACGACAAGCACCAGTAATACCTGCCTCCAAGTAGGTTTTGGGCTCTTGTGTGTATCTAAGTAGTATTCGGACTGTTGTATGTATCTAAGTAGGATTCAGACTTTTTTTTAATTTAACTGGAGAGATGAGACTATGTAAGAATCACGTGGAGATATGAGTTGGAATTATGTGGGGTTCGGTTGGTTCTTAGATCGTGGTTTGTACGGGGAGGTCGCGGGTTCGAATCCCACTTGATGCACCCTTTATTTTGTCACTTATTAAAATCCATGGTTTGATTATTAAAATCTGAATCGTTTTTTCCAACTAAAACAACTACCACGGGTTTATTAAAAAAAAAGGATTTATTTATCActtgttaaaatatgtggtttgaTTATTAAAATCTGAATCATTTTTTCCAAGTAAAACCAGTACCACGGGTTTATTTTAAAAAAAAGAGGGGGATTTTGTAAAATGCCAcgacggactaagaatacctatttccattattagtaggtatagattatTAAAATTCGTGGTTTTTTATTAAAATCTGAATCGTTTTTTTCCAAGTAAAACCAGTACCATGGgtttatttttaaaaattaaGGGGGATTTTGTAAAATGTCACGACagactaagaatacctatttcctttattagtaggtatagattatTAAAATCCATGGTTTGATTATTAAAATCTGAATCGTTTTTTTCCAAGTAAAACCAGTACCAGGGTTTATTAAAAAATTAAGGAGGATTTTGCAAAATGTCACGACGGATTAAGAATACCTATTTCGTTTATTAGCAGGTATAGATGACCTAAAAGTAGTACCACCCGCAAACCTCGCCTGGAATAGGGGCTCATCCACAATAGTGCTCCCCCAAATGGGCCAAGCCTAGTACCATATGCTTTCCTCtttcgtttttcttttcttccttcCTACCCTTTTTATTCTGGGTGAAATACACAAATATTTTAATGAAATAGATGGAATATTTAATTAACAAGTGAGAATTCTTATTAAAAATTTACTGTATTCTCGAGGTTATAATTGCATTAGTTTGTGCAATGGTATTCTTAGCTTTGCCAAATAAGACTGCAAGCAGCTAGCATCAAAAGTACAAGCTGAAGCCCTAAAAAGAAAAAGTACAAGCTGAAGCTCAAAAACTTTGATATTCTTAGCTTGCCAATTAAGACTGGAATGGAAGCAGCTAGCATCAAAGGTACAAGGTAAAGCTCAATAACTTTGATATTCTTACTTGCCAATTAAGACTGGAACGGAAGCAGCTAGCATCAAAGGAACAAGCTAAAGCACAACAACTTTGATATTGTTACCTTGAGAATTATATGACCGGAAGCAGCTAGCATTAGTTTGTGTAGTGATATTCTTAGCTTGCCAAATCTGTCTGGATTAGTTATGGCCAAAGATTATCTTACCTTTTTTTTTTTGTCATGACCAAAATTTTGATCCTTGTTTGGACGGCAAGCAACCTGGTATCAGCTCTGGGATTAGCAGCAAGCAAGTATATACAAGATGTGCTTAATCGAAGCAAAGCAAAGGATCTATCGTAGAAACTTGCAAGTCTAATCTGAACATATTACCTTCCTTCCTTCCACCGGAGGatccaaaaaatatattatttcatTAACTAACTTTGCATGTATATATTCCCACCATGGATCATTGCTGCCGCTGCCGCAGTTTGCATACCCATTGTATTCCCCTTGTATGAGATAGCCATAATAACCCAGTATCACTAGCCATCAAGCCGTGTGGGCACACGGGGTTCATATATACAAGATGTCATCCCGCTCTACCTCTGCCATCATCGCCAGAGCGGTGAGCGGGCGCCACTTGCTCAAGATCGACGGGTACTCtcacaccaaggtggtcaccaatGCTAGCTACATCCAATCCTGCACTTTTGACGTCGGAGGTCACAGCTGGCGCATCAACTATTACCCCAACGGCCTTCGATCAGATAGTACTGATTACATATCTGTCTTCATTCAGCTTGTCAGTATTAGCAGGGATTTGCCGGTCGTGCCAATCTTACAGGGCATCTCAGCACAAGGCTCGCTCAGTTTACTGGACCTGGATGGGAAACCAGTGCCATCATATACCAACACCTTCAATAGAAGTTTCACAACCTCTGAAGGAAGCTGGGGCTGGTACACTTACATCGCAAGGTCGGCGCTGGAGAACTCAGGTTACCTCAAGGACGATTGCTTCACTCTCATGTGCGACATCAACGTCACGGAGCTGCGCGCCAAGGAAACAAGGGATTCTGATTTCGCCGATCTCATGTGGAAGAAGGGGGAAACAGATGTGACCTTTGAGGTGCGCGGTGAGACATTCACCGCCCATCGATGGGTGCTGGCTTCCCGAATTCCCATCTTGAAGTTGAAGGCAGCAGAAGCAGAGCTCCTTGGCGTGCCAGAAAGGGAGAAGAAGAATACGCCCATGACCACCGTAAGGATCGACGACATGGAGGCAAAAGTGTTCAAGGCTTTGCTCCACTACATATACACCGATGCATTGCCTGATGAGATGAACAAGGTAGATGAGGCGGCAACAACAATGACGCACGGATTGCTTGAAGCGGCGGATAGGTACAAGATGGAGAGGCTGAAGATTATCTGCGAGGACATGATGTGCAAACATGTCTCCACGAGCACGGTGATAACCACGCTGGTGTTAGCGGAGCAGCACCGCTGCCCGAGGCTCAAGGCCGCGTGCATCAACTTCCTCATCTCTCCCAAGAATATGAGCGTCGTCTTGGAAAATGGCGGTTTCAAGCATTTACAGAGGAGCTGCCCCTTTGTCCTGATGGACCTCATAGAAAGGGCAGAAGCGGCCTGAGACTCGGAGAGGCAATGAGTACCACTCTTCTAGTTGTCAATGCAGTGTTGGTCAATGTCAGAAGTACTACTGGTGACAATCAACTATGCTCCATACTACTAATAATAtactgttaggttgatctctttcgtatgggcccaacggcccaccgggcccttgatccatgcgccctgatcggggacgcccaacccgttatggttggtgggctCCTGTGACAATCAACTATGCTCCATACTACTAATAATATACGAGTACACTATTATACATTTGTTTATGTCTGGAATTGTAGATGTATTTGGCTGTGTGCTGCTCCTACCGTTTTTCTTTGGTTTTGTTGGAACCAGGTGCGCTTTGTATTTTCTGTCTCACTGTCTTTAACTACACCTCAGCCAAGTCTAAAATAGAGGGGAAACACATCTAGGTTTTGAAAATTTTATCAATTTCTTCTATaggttttttttttttggaaaatgaggttaaacctccggcctctgcatcaatcgatgcatgcagccatttttattaattattccacagAGGTCTAACAAGAGTATACATCAATCCACCCAAAACCACCAttcacacctacaaactcgataatgtggagtgctctcactccacatatctaagaccggtgttgttgccaatccatccacataacgtaccgGGAGCAACAGCCAgtgcagcacacctaaaacgcacacctcacgcaCATGTTTTacaagccgccatcatcatcgaaccactgaccatcttcaggaaagagatccgcatcatccatgccagtccaaacatccgtcgacgccaccacggcgcccaacggcgccaccgccctgcgctcatccgtccagatgcgaagactccggaagatctgtcgtgcgtagcacctgccaaccaggcatgactcagcgtagcacctgtcggccaggcatgacttgacagctccaccgaaattccgtgcaagacgaagccgctccacctcctgcctcagtctgccagcggtgctccacaaacgatgctcccaagagagaaacggcaacgcagtaccgccatcgtccgatctggaagaccggatcctagggtttcccccgaagcagtgcccaccaccagcaaccgttcaCGACCCatgcagtgcccaccaccactcagccctctaggcgacgccttcaggaaggtcacgacgtcaaggacgccgccgccgcccaccggagttagggttttcacccgagaggcaaggaaggggagcagaggagcagatgtATACCGACGTCTTCAAAAAGAATAACGACGCCCTTGAGTGTCGTCGGCGGCGCGGCCggcctgggccaaccaaggggtttcccccaatccgaatctcctTCGCCGGCTTCACCCGCAGGTAGGGCCCCGGCAACCACGCCGGCACCGCCAAGAATTCGCAGGAGAGAGGCCCACATCAGGGCCGAAGGACATTGTCGATATCTGGCGTCGCCGGCCGCCATAGCAGCCACGTGAAGGTTGACCAGCATTGAGGGGGTGAAATATGAACCTACAAATTTTGGTCAAAAAATATGTCCATTTGTGGGCTGTGCACTTACGGGCTCTATTTTAGACCATCCTCTCCCTTTTTTCTGTATATCCCACAAAAGGGCATATTTGTGGGCCAGAAGTTAAAAGTCTTAAACATTCACACTTTATCAGACAATGTACATGTAAAAGTAATTCAAACAATTAAAAATATCAACATGCATGCTTTTctatttttcagaaaaaaaaggGGGCACAAGATTAACTGAATTAGTTTGTGCGATGATATTGATAGCTTTGAAACTCGAAGCAGCTAGCATCAAGGGAAAGGCCCAAAACCTCTTGCTAATTAAGTCTGGAAGCAGCTAGCATCAAGGGAACAAACTAAAGCCCAAAAACTTTGATATTGTTAACTCGCCCATTAAGACCGGAAGTAGCTAGCAACAAAGGAACAAGTAAACCTCCAAAACTTTGATATTCTTAGCTTGCCAATGGAGACTAGAAGCATCCAGCattagtttgtgagaaacttaagCTTGCCAATTATGTTTGAATTAGTTATGGCTAGATGACCTAAAAATAGTACCACCCGTAAACCTCGTCTGAAATAGGGGCTCATCCACAATAGTGCTCCCCCAAATGGGCTAAGCCTAGTACCATatactttccttttttgtttttttttcttcctttctaacCTTTTTATTCTGGGTGAAATACACAAATATTTTAATGAAATAGATGGAATATTTAATTAACAAGTGAGAATTCTTATTAAAAATTTACTATATTCTTGATATGTATAAActttaattatatatatatatataaaaaagaaTTGTTCTTACATATTTATGAAAAAGTTACACACGCATTTATTTTCACATGCATAAACAATTATTCTTGAAATATCCAAAACTTGTATCACACGCATTTTATAAAAAGATATGAATCTTCTATTTCTAAATAGCTGCTATCCACTAGCTATTTTTTCTAGACATGCACTATGCCACAAAAGTAAGTCATGCATGTAAGTCGTAAAATACATTGTTTTTGCATTACTCTATGGATGCAAGCACCATATCATGAATTCATGCATGTTACTCACAAGTTATTTTTTGCATTAGATATTTTATTGAAAATATATGTGTTTGTCACTTGCACCATACCTATGTAGTTTACATTTACATTGACGTTCTTTTAACAGTAATTCATTTTTATaccctttttattttcttctttcttaAACTTGCATTTTCTTCACATTAGTTATAGATATTTTTTAGCAACTTTTATGCATTCTTTTAGCAATTTTTCCGCAACAACGCGTCGGGGCATCATCTAGTATTTCTAATACGTGTGAACATTTTTCCCATGCAATTTAAAAGACtatgatataataaaaaatacagATAAATCCGCTAATTGTAGACTTTTTCTGAAAAATGGACTCAACTCTATTAAGAAGTTCACCATAAGTACAAAGCATCCAAAAATTATAACGAGCACTACCACTAAAGCGCCCGTGTCGCCGCTCCCACCGAAGCCAGCCTAGCCTTGTCGATGACGGACGGAAAGTCTCCGTGCACGTATCTCtaagggcctgtttgggactgcttcaATTCACCAAAATCAGTTTCACTTCATCAAATTCATTTTGGAGCAGTTTCATACAGAAGCTATAGCATTatcaagagaatgtttggcttccATCTAGCTCCAGCTTCAAGAATAAAAAAATTGATGGAAAgaatctatttgattggttgaggGGAAAGAAATGGAGGGATATCCACTTACTGATGGTAGTGGTGGGTAATTtcccccaactccagcttctaAAGTTTTTTGGAGCATCCTCTGAGAAGCTTCATAAATTTTTTGAAGTTGTAccccagattctagtttttttcGAAGCGGCATATCATGGAGTTACCCCATTTGGCTTGTCTTTTCTGAAGCGGAGCTTAATTTTAAATAGCAGAGCAGTCCCAAACTGGCTCTAAGAACCAGCGTCTCAGAGCCGTAGTCATTGTTGACTCGTTGTTGAACCTTTGAAACGGTCTAAAGAACCTGAAATCAAATCTTGCCATAGAGTACGCACGACAAGGAGAAACCATAACCTTGCTGCCCGGAGGAGCTGGCAGGGATCTATGTCTGAGTTCTGTCTAATCAGTGCAAATGGATGAACTTCAAGAGAATTAGAGTCCAGAAAACAAACTCAAAGAAGAAGCACCATCATCTGCCTAAAAGTCACATGTGCAAGGACTAAAAAAACCCTAACCTAAACTACTAGCCGAAATAGAGGCACATGGATTCTCCTCTTTGCCACCGTCCACAGGAGCGGCAGGAGAGGGGAGGCAAATCCTGGTCATGTTGACGAAGCATGGAGAAAAATGTTTGCCCTGGCCACTGAGAGAAGCAGAGTAAACCTTGCTAATTATAGACTCGAGAAAGCACAATACATTTGTCAAGGTCAGGTCCTCCTATGACAGCCCAACAATTCATCACAAGTGAATCTTGACCTGACTATAGATTTTGTAAGGGTAGTTAACAacttaagttttttttttttggacTGAGATGGTTAGGTTTTGAGGTTGAATCAGTCCACCAGGGTTCAATTCCTAAAGATGGCACTGGTTCTcgaattttttctggatttatttcaGGCT includes:
- the LOC123447476 gene encoding BTB/POZ and MATH domain-containing protein 2-like encodes the protein MSSRSTSAIIARAVSGRHLLKIDGYSHTKVVTNASYIQSCTFDVGGHSWRINYYPNGLRSDSTDYISVFIQLVSISRDLPVVPILQGISAQGSLSLLDLDGKPVPSYTNTFNRSFTTSEGSWGWYTYIARSALENSGYLKDDCFTLMCDINVTELRAKETRDSDFADLMWKKGETDVTFEVRGETFTAHRWVLASRIPILKLKAAEAELLGVPEREKKNTPMTTVRIDDMEAKVFKALLHYIYTDALPDEMNKVDEAATTMTHGLLEAADRYKMERLKIICEDMMCKHVSTSTVITTLVLAEQHRCPRLKAACINFLISPKNMSVVLENGGFKHLQRSCPFVLMDLIERAEAA